A genomic segment from Deinococcus cellulosilyticus NBRC 106333 = KACC 11606 encodes:
- the uvrB gene encoding excinuclease ABC subunit UvrB, with the protein MLKVKSEFTPRGDQPTAIRSLVEGLNDGLRFQTLLGATGTGKTFAAARVIEETQRPAFILAPNKILTAQLASEFRAFFPDAAVEFFVSYYDYYQPEAYVPGKDLFIEKDAAINQELERLRHSTTRSLLTRPDTIVVASVSAIYGLGDPEEYRKMNIIVKVGEKMGRDEIIDRLLELQYERNDIEIQAGRFRAKGDVIEIWPSYDEAPMRVELWGDEVDRIVMYDPLTGNVAAELPSSVIYPAKHYVSSADNVERAIVTIQQELEERLEYFKSVGKLLEAQRLKERTLYDLEMLKVLGYCSGIENYSRHMDGRLPNETPYTMLDYFPDNFITFIDESHVTVPQIGGMSSGDRSRKQTLVDFGFRLPSALDNRPLNFEEFLDKTGQIVFVSATPGPYEREVSGNVAEQIIRPTGLVDPQVTLRPIQGQVEDLLGRVRERAAKGERVLVTTLTKRMAEDLTEYLLEKGVRARYMHSDIDTVERQVIIRDLRLGHYDVLVGINLLREGLDLPEVSLVAILDADKPGFLRSERSLIQTIGRAARNVNGEVVLYGDVVTPAMDYAMKETERRREKQMQYNTEHGITPETIRKEVRDVIRGEEEPELKKAMPDTMDRDTILAQITDLELDMWQASEDLDFEKAAALRDQIRELEAKLSGKDFKQPTVPGQKVRKKGRR; encoded by the coding sequence ATGCTCAAGGTGAAATCAGAATTTACACCCAGAGGTGACCAGCCGACAGCCATTCGCAGCCTGGTGGAAGGTTTGAACGACGGGCTCAGATTCCAGACGCTCCTGGGCGCGACTGGAACGGGCAAAACGTTCGCTGCTGCTCGTGTGATTGAGGAAACCCAGCGGCCTGCTTTCATCCTTGCTCCCAACAAGATCCTGACCGCTCAACTCGCCAGTGAATTCCGGGCTTTTTTCCCTGATGCTGCCGTCGAGTTCTTCGTCAGTTACTACGATTACTACCAGCCTGAGGCTTATGTCCCCGGCAAAGACCTGTTCATCGAGAAAGATGCAGCGATCAACCAGGAACTTGAGCGGCTCAGGCACTCCACCACCCGCAGTTTGCTGACCCGACCAGACACCATCGTGGTGGCTTCAGTTTCTGCGATTTACGGTCTGGGAGATCCTGAAGAGTACCGCAAGATGAACATCATCGTGAAGGTCGGGGAGAAAATGGGCCGCGATGAGATCATTGATCGGCTGCTGGAATTGCAGTACGAGAGAAATGACATCGAGATCCAGGCAGGGCGCTTCCGGGCCAAGGGGGATGTCATTGAGATCTGGCCCTCCTACGATGAAGCTCCGATGCGGGTGGAACTGTGGGGAGATGAGGTGGACCGCATCGTCATGTATGATCCGCTGACCGGGAATGTGGCTGCCGAACTCCCCTCCAGTGTGATTTACCCTGCGAAGCATTACGTTTCGAGTGCAGACAACGTCGAGCGGGCCATCGTGACCATTCAGCAGGAACTTGAGGAGCGCCTGGAGTACTTCAAGAGTGTGGGCAAACTTCTCGAAGCTCAAAGGCTCAAAGAGCGCACCCTGTACGACCTTGAAATGCTGAAAGTGCTCGGGTACTGCTCCGGCATCGAGAACTATTCCAGGCACATGGATGGCCGTCTGCCCAACGAGACCCCATACACCATGCTGGATTACTTCCCGGACAACTTCATCACCTTCATTGACGAGTCGCATGTGACGGTGCCCCAGATTGGCGGCATGAGCAGTGGGGACAGAAGCCGCAAGCAGACCCTGGTGGATTTCGGGTTCCGTCTGCCCAGTGCGCTGGACAACCGTCCCCTCAACTTTGAGGAGTTCCTGGACAAGACCGGGCAGATTGTCTTTGTCAGTGCGACCCCTGGACCTTATGAGCGGGAAGTTTCAGGCAACGTTGCAGAGCAGATCATCCGCCCAACCGGTCTGGTCGATCCGCAAGTCACCCTGAGGCCCATTCAGGGACAGGTGGAAGACCTGCTGGGTAGGGTGCGCGAGAGGGCCGCAAAAGGGGAGCGTGTGCTGGTGACCACCCTCACCAAGCGCATGGCCGAGGACCTCACCGAGTACCTGCTGGAAAAGGGCGTGCGGGCAAGATACATGCACTCCGACATCGACACGGTAGAACGACAGGTGATCATCCGTGACCTCAGGCTCGGGCATTACGACGTGCTGGTCGGGATCAACCTGCTCCGTGAAGGTCTGGACCTTCCAGAGGTGTCCCTGGTGGCGATTCTGGACGCAGACAAACCGGGCTTTTTGCGCAGTGAGCGCAGCCTGATCCAGACCATTGGTCGCGCGGCCCGCAACGTGAACGGCGAAGTGGTGCTTTATGGAGATGTGGTGACTCCAGCAATGGACTACGCCATGAAGGAAACCGAGCGCCGCCGCGAGAAACAGATGCAGTACAACACTGAGCACGGCATCACCCCCGAAACCATCCGCAAGGAAGTGCGGGATGTGATCCGTGGGGAAGAGGAACCCGAACTCAAGAAAGCCATGCCAGACACCATGGACCGGGACACCATCCTGGCGCAGATCACCGATCTGGAACTGGACATGTGGCAGGCCTCTGAAGATCTGGACTTCGAGAAAGCCGCTGCTCTGCGGGACCAGATCCGCGAACTTGAAGCCAAACTCTCAGGCAAGGACTTCAAACAGCCCACAGTCCCTGGACAGAAGGTGCGCAAAAAAGGCAGAAGGTAA
- the ispF gene encoding 2-C-methyl-D-erythritol 2,4-cyclodiphosphate synthase: protein MLYRIGYGEDAHRLEAGRPLTLGGVVIPDSPLGAVAHSDGDAVLHAVADALLSGLALGDIGQYFPDTDPAHKNMDSRIILQHTLDLIRQKGYAPVNVALVVTLDRPKLGPLRAEISRSVAQLLGLPETEVGVSFKTSEGLALQHVQTRVTVLLERIPS, encoded by the coding sequence ATGCTTTACCGCATTGGATATGGAGAAGATGCCCACCGTCTGGAGGCCGGACGCCCCCTCACGCTGGGCGGAGTGGTCATTCCCGACAGTCCGCTGGGCGCAGTGGCCCACAGCGATGGAGATGCCGTGTTGCACGCTGTTGCAGATGCCCTGCTCTCAGGGCTGGCCCTTGGGGACATTGGACAGTATTTTCCGGACACCGACCCTGCACACAAAAACATGGACAGCCGCATCATTTTGCAGCACACCCTGGACCTGATCCGCCAGAAAGGGTACGCCCCGGTCAATGTGGCCCTGGTGGTTACCCTGGACCGACCCAAACTGGGACCCCTGAGGGCAGAGATTTCCCGTTCCGTGGCGCAGCTTCTGGGCCTGCCTGAAACCGAGGTGGGGGTGTCCTTCAAGACCAGTGAAGGTCTGGCCCTGCAGCATGTGCAGACCCGCGTGACGGTGCTGCTGGAGCGCATTCCATCATGA
- a CDS encoding DMT family transporter, whose protein sequence is MSMHTVGILLLLLVTAFWGSTFSLVKDATEHMPTSSFIAWRFSIAILPLLLFLRKTNPKLWRDGMILGAWLGAGYITQAIGLQTIGANRAAFITGLNVILVPIGLAVMTGRKISPGVWISVVLCALGISLISWEGGSLAIGDLWTLGCALTYAGYIIYLERTAKRHEVLPLTAIQILAVVLIGWLWAGIEATQHMGHLEDSLVTNFKAYLSVPPEALWPLIYLGLAATALTTMLQVIGQKFVTAVEAAIIYALEPVTASIFAFFWAGEVLGLRGISGGALIVLAMVLSQLPDRKEIVPVQE, encoded by the coding sequence ATGTCGATGCACACCGTCGGGATTCTGCTGCTGCTGCTGGTGACCGCTTTCTGGGGGAGCACCTTTTCTCTGGTCAAGGACGCCACCGAGCACATGCCCACCTCCAGTTTCATTGCCTGGCGTTTCAGCATCGCCATACTGCCACTGCTGCTTTTTCTGCGCAAGACCAACCCCAAACTGTGGCGGGATGGCATGATCCTCGGTGCGTGGCTGGGGGCAGGGTACATCACGCAGGCCATTGGACTCCAGACCATTGGGGCAAACCGGGCGGCGTTCATCACCGGTCTGAATGTCATTCTGGTGCCCATCGGTCTGGCTGTGATGACGGGCAGAAAGATTTCTCCTGGCGTCTGGATATCAGTGGTGCTTTGTGCCCTGGGCATCAGCCTGATTTCCTGGGAGGGGGGGAGTCTGGCCATCGGGGACCTGTGGACCCTGGGCTGTGCCCTCACCTATGCCGGGTACATCATCTACCTGGAGCGCACCGCCAAAAGGCATGAGGTGCTGCCCCTCACCGCCATTCAGATTCTGGCTGTGGTGCTGATTGGCTGGCTGTGGGCAGGGATCGAAGCCACCCAGCACATGGGACATCTGGAAGACAGCCTGGTCACCAACTTCAAAGCCTACCTGAGTGTCCCGCCAGAAGCCCTGTGGCCCCTGATCTACCTGGGTCTTGCAGCCACGGCCCTGACCACCATGCTGCAGGTGATCGGACAGAAGTTCGTGACGGCGGTGGAAGCTGCGATCATCTATGCACTGGAACCCGTCACAGCCAGCATCTTTGCTTTCTTCTGGGCCGGAGAGGTGCTGGGCCTGAGGGGCATTTCAGGAGGGGCGCTGATTGTGCTGGCGATGGTGCTCTCGCAGTTGCCAGACCGCAAGGAAATTGTTCCGGTGCAGGAGTAG
- a CDS encoding GNAT family N-acetyltransferase, with amino-acid sequence MIELAPYSETSPHLKAGVRVYALTWGYDERTSLKFFREYARKEGFLGVVALDGGEVVGIAFGVKSVPGNWWHDIVSRHIGEHHAALKDAWVLVEIAILPSYRNQGIGQQMIEYLGSRQPYPNLLLSTQTTNQGARRLYERLGWSYLHEGIQFYSDNYTRFVIMHRPRELKL; translated from the coding sequence GTGATAGAGCTTGCCCCTTATTCTGAGACTTCCCCTCACCTGAAAGCAGGCGTACGGGTCTATGCCCTCACCTGGGGTTATGACGAGAGAACTTCCCTGAAGTTCTTTCGGGAATACGCCCGCAAGGAGGGATTTCTGGGCGTGGTTGCTCTGGATGGAGGAGAGGTGGTGGGCATCGCCTTCGGGGTGAAAAGTGTTCCGGGCAACTGGTGGCACGACATTGTCTCCAGGCACATCGGAGAGCACCACGCCGCCCTCAAGGACGCCTGGGTGCTGGTGGAAATTGCCATCCTGCCCAGCTACCGCAACCAGGGCATCGGGCAGCAGATGATCGAGTACCTGGGTTCAAGGCAGCCTTACCCCAACCTCCTGCTGTCCACCCAGACCACCAACCAGGGGGCCAGAAGGCTGTATGAGCGTCTGGGCTGGTCCTATCTGCATGAGGGCATCCAGTTTTACAGCGACAATTACACCCGCTTTGTGATCATGCACCGTCCGAGGGAACTGAAACTGTAG
- a CDS encoding GH1 family beta-glucosidase, whose protein sequence is MSSQFPQDFVWGTATAAYQIEGAVRLDGRGASVWDIFSHTPGKIKDGSHGDRACDHYHRFPEDLALMQDLGVNAYRFSVSWPRIQPEGKGRANKKGLGFYDRLIDQLLEMRIDPYVTLFHWDLPQALEDQGGWLNRDTAYRFAEYAHILADAFQDRVKAWITLNEPFVVLTLGYALGQHAPGRTLMLDAMPVAHHQLLGHGLAVQAIRETSSSPVGITNNLAPVIPAGDSDEDLQAASRMDDLHNRLFVDPILLGEYPRSLLAMLGEQAETFIRTEDLPIIGSKIDFLGVNYYYPDHVRASSTSPLGMEMVPMLDYKQTGFGWPIVPEGLTQLLLDLQERYSEKLPPIFITENGCSYPDIPDPAGKINDSKRIDFLEQHFEALAKAIDRGVDVRGYFCWSLLDNFEWAEGYTQRFGLVHVDFETFKRTPKASYYWLQGYLRSGKWRKEGAV, encoded by the coding sequence ATGTCGTCACAGTTTCCACAAGATTTCGTCTGGGGAACCGCCACTGCGGCATATCAGATTGAAGGGGCCGTGCGCCTCGACGGACGGGGAGCCAGCGTCTGGGACATCTTCTCCCACACCCCTGGCAAGATCAAAGATGGCAGTCATGGAGACAGGGCCTGCGACCATTACCACCGCTTTCCCGAAGACCTCGCCCTGATGCAGGACCTCGGGGTGAATGCCTACCGCTTCTCGGTGAGCTGGCCCCGCATTCAACCGGAAGGCAAAGGCCGTGCCAACAAAAAAGGCCTGGGCTTCTATGACCGCCTGATCGACCAGTTGCTGGAGATGCGCATCGATCCTTACGTGACGCTCTTCCACTGGGACCTGCCGCAGGCCCTCGAAGACCAGGGAGGATGGCTCAACCGGGACACCGCCTACCGTTTCGCAGAGTACGCCCACATCCTGGCAGATGCCTTCCAGGACCGGGTGAAAGCCTGGATCACCCTCAATGAACCCTTCGTGGTCCTGACCCTGGGTTATGCCCTCGGGCAGCACGCCCCGGGCCGCACCCTGATGCTGGACGCCATGCCTGTGGCCCACCACCAGCTTCTGGGGCATGGGCTTGCGGTGCAGGCCATCCGGGAGACCAGCAGCAGTCCAGTGGGCATCACCAACAACCTCGCCCCCGTGATTCCTGCAGGAGACAGCGATGAAGACCTGCAGGCCGCCTCCAGAATGGATGACCTGCACAACCGCCTTTTCGTGGACCCCATTCTGCTCGGTGAGTACCCCAGAAGCCTCCTCGCAATGCTGGGAGAGCAGGCCGAGACCTTCATCCGGACAGAAGACCTCCCAATCATCGGTTCAAAAATCGACTTTCTGGGGGTCAATTATTATTACCCCGACCATGTGCGGGCCAGCAGCACCAGCCCACTGGGCATGGAGATGGTGCCCATGCTGGATTACAAACAGACGGGTTTCGGGTGGCCCATCGTCCCGGAAGGCCTGACGCAACTGCTGCTGGACCTGCAGGAACGCTACAGCGAAAAACTCCCTCCCATCTTCATCACCGAAAACGGCTGCTCCTATCCAGACATCCCCGATCCAGCAGGCAAGATCAACGACAGCAAACGCATCGACTTTCTGGAACAGCATTTCGAAGCCCTCGCAAAAGCCATCGACAGAGGGGTGGATGTGCGCGGGTACTTCTGCTGGAGCTTGCTCGACAATTTCGAATGGGCTGAAGGCTACACCCAGCGTTTCGGACTGGTGCATGTGGACTTTGAGACCTTCAAACGCACCCCCAAAGCCTCCTACTACTGGCTTCAGGGATACCTGAGAAGTGGTAAATGGCGCAAGGAGGGAGCGGTGTAG
- a CDS encoding CDP-alcohol phosphatidyltransferase family protein, which yields MDSLYQKSVKPRPRFEWTSKFIYRPLAHLIVVPLSKTRVTPEMVVMFHTVLGLHAVSLIPQGQTWWPALLMQVKSVLDGADGQLARATGQTSETGRYLDTNMDFVVNTALFVAIGAQSGEWFQAFLGWVLLALIGTTDFQWEAAHQRSRGNTFRAAPEQKGDNPVILGLMRGFYNVVFGPQDRLIRAWNDGRFKAITRKARPDQLKDAELIYHTPRLLDFSMNMGLATQFLVAGVFIALGQPLWYVYALYVQAALLLLLQVYRERITLQFLKNS from the coding sequence GTGGACAGCCTGTACCAGAAGAGCGTCAAACCCCGCCCGAGGTTTGAGTGGACCAGCAAATTCATTTACCGGCCACTGGCCCACCTGATCGTGGTTCCGCTCTCGAAAACGCGGGTCACACCCGAGATGGTGGTGATGTTTCACACTGTGCTGGGCCTCCATGCGGTCAGCCTGATCCCGCAGGGCCAGACGTGGTGGCCTGCACTCCTGATGCAGGTCAAATCGGTGCTGGATGGGGCGGATGGTCAACTGGCCCGTGCCACTGGGCAAACCAGCGAAACCGGGCGTTACCTGGACACCAACATGGATTTTGTGGTGAACACCGCCCTGTTTGTGGCGATTGGCGCACAATCCGGCGAGTGGTTTCAGGCTTTTCTGGGTTGGGTACTGCTGGCCCTGATTGGCACCACCGATTTCCAGTGGGAGGCGGCACACCAGCGGTCCAGAGGAAACACCTTCCGGGCTGCCCCCGAGCAAAAGGGCGACAACCCGGTGATTCTGGGCCTGATGCGGGGCTTCTACAATGTGGTCTTTGGACCTCAGGACCGCCTGATCCGTGCCTGGAACGATGGCCGTTTCAAAGCCATCACCCGCAAAGCACGGCCCGATCAGCTCAAAGACGCTGAATTGATCTATCACACGCCCCGACTGCTGGACTTCAGCATGAACATGGGCCTTGCCACACAATTTCTGGTGGCAGGCGTTTTTATTGCACTCGGGCAGCCCCTGTGGTACGTGTATGCTCTGTACGTGCAGGCAGCTCTCCTGCTGCTGCTGCAGGTGTACCGCGAAAGGATCACCTTGCAGTTCCTGAAAAATTCCTGA
- a CDS encoding NUDIX domain-containing protein, protein MNRPVVCVGALVQGPTGRYLIVQTTKWRGLWGVPGGKVEWGETAETALKREFQEEVGLELSDLRFVQVQEAVLSPEFHSKSHMILLDYFARTEQQDLQYNEEILQHRWVTLEEARTYALNSFTRTLIDQVEGKA, encoded by the coding sequence ATGAATCGACCTGTGGTGTGCGTGGGAGCGCTGGTTCAGGGTCCCACTGGCAGATATTTGATTGTTCAGACCACCAAATGGCGCGGCCTGTGGGGGGTTCCCGGCGGCAAAGTGGAATGGGGCGAAACCGCAGAGACGGCCCTGAAGCGGGAGTTCCAGGAGGAGGTTGGCCTTGAACTTTCCGACCTGCGTTTCGTGCAGGTGCAAGAAGCCGTGCTGAGCCCTGAATTCCACAGCAAGAGCCACATGATCCTGCTGGATTATTTTGCCCGCACAGAACAGCAGGACCTGCAGTACAACGAGGAAATCCTGCAACACAGGTGGGTGACCCTGGAGGAAGCCAGAACTTATGCCCTCAACAGCTTCACCCGCACATTGATCGATCAGGTGGAGGGGAAAGCATGA
- a CDS encoding metallophosphoesterase, whose translation MKVTRRQFFQRMGLAAASVVGLGGYSFAEARQFEVNEHTLPVKGLQSAVRVAHLSDLHYSALVSLTQIESWIKATMQRRPDLILITGDFISNSEDYAGIHDLGRVLSQLRAPLGVYGVWGNHDYYLPPERLIEFEQVLRQAGIRLLNNAAVQLRPDLQLAGLDDLVEGLPSLEAALQNLKQDIGVLLMSHNPDVLPQVPEWVDLTLCGHTHGGQVRLPLVGAIHIPSRFGERFAQGVVHAPARGFVSRGLGVTGVPFRFLCDAELVMLNLQPV comes from the coding sequence GTGAAAGTGACCCGACGCCAATTTTTTCAGCGCATGGGACTTGCTGCAGCCTCTGTGGTGGGACTTGGAGGATACAGTTTTGCTGAAGCAAGACAATTCGAGGTGAATGAACACACCCTGCCTGTGAAGGGGCTGCAGTCTGCTGTGCGGGTGGCCCACCTCTCAGATTTGCATTACAGTGCCCTGGTGTCCCTCACACAAATTGAAAGCTGGATCAAGGCCACCATGCAACGCAGGCCGGACCTGATTCTGATCACCGGGGATTTCATCTCAAATTCTGAAGATTATGCAGGCATTCATGATCTGGGGCGGGTGCTTTCCCAGTTGAGGGCCCCTCTGGGGGTGTATGGCGTGTGGGGAAACCATGATTACTACTTGCCTCCCGAGCGCCTGATTGAATTTGAACAGGTGCTGCGTCAGGCCGGAATTCGCCTGCTCAACAATGCCGCAGTCCAGTTGCGTCCCGACCTGCAACTTGCTGGACTCGATGACCTGGTGGAAGGTCTCCCCAGCCTGGAAGCGGCCCTGCAGAACCTCAAGCAGGACATTGGGGTGCTCCTGATGAGTCACAACCCGGATGTGCTGCCCCAGGTCCCTGAATGGGTCGACCTCACCCTCTGCGGCCACACCCACGGAGGCCAGGTCCGGCTTCCTCTGGTGGGAGCCATTCACATTCCCAGCCGTTTCGGTGAACGGTTTGCGCAGGGTGTTGTCCATGCCCCAGCACGGGGTTTTGTTTCCAGGGGACTCGGCGTCACCGGGGTGCCTTTTCGTTTTCTTTGCGATGCGGAACTGGTCATGCTAAATTTGCAACCAGTGTGA
- a CDS encoding tRNA (cytidine(34)-2'-O)-methyltransferase → MIHVVLFEPENPGNVGNIMRTCAVLGVKLHMIRPFGFRLIDPQYKRAVMDYTQHVEWQDHADWETFRSTVPEGARLYAFTTKTDRVYTHVEYQDGDHLVFGPESRGLPEWIRTSIEPVTIPMPGQGRSLNLSVSVGIAAFEVLRQMNNNWK, encoded by the coding sequence ATGATTCATGTGGTGCTCTTTGAACCTGAAAATCCTGGCAATGTGGGGAACATCATGCGCACCTGTGCGGTGCTCGGGGTGAAACTGCACATGATCCGCCCTTTCGGGTTCCGGTTGATTGACCCGCAGTACAAACGGGCGGTGATGGATTACACCCAGCATGTGGAGTGGCAGGACCATGCCGACTGGGAAACCTTCAGGTCCACGGTTCCTGAGGGGGCCAGGCTTTATGCTTTCACCACCAAGACAGACCGGGTGTACACTCATGTGGAGTACCAGGACGGGGATCACCTGGTGTTTGGACCGGAATCCAGGGGTTTGCCAGAATGGATTCGCACCTCCATTGAACCCGTGACCATTCCCATGCCCGGTCAGGGCCGCAGCCTGAACCTGTCGGTTTCGGTGGGGATAGCGGCTTTTGAAGTTTTGAGGCAAATGAACAACAACTGGAAATAA
- the tmpR gene encoding bifunctional dihydropteridine reductase/dihydrofolate reductase TmpR, producing the protein MKRRNQGALVTGSSGGIGKAIAMKLAQEGFDVAIHYMSSKEKAEKTAAEIRALGVQCVTLQADLTRPEEAETLVLEAHRQLGNLSVLVNNVGNYVFKPVLENTLEDWHDMLDSNLNSTFYTCRAAIPLMREQKHGRIINLGYAGAENVLARPGNTAYAIAKTGVIILSKSLAKTEIKHGITVNVVSPGIMETSVTKPLSEVPAGRDGKLEELVFAVWNFVDGPEYITGQVLEVSGGWNL; encoded by the coding sequence ATGAAACGCAGAAATCAGGGGGCTCTGGTCACGGGAAGCTCAGGGGGCATCGGGAAGGCCATTGCCATGAAGCTCGCTCAGGAAGGCTTCGATGTTGCCATCCATTACATGAGCAGCAAAGAGAAAGCCGAAAAAACCGCAGCAGAAATCCGCGCTCTGGGGGTGCAGTGTGTCACCCTGCAAGCGGACCTCACCAGACCGGAAGAAGCCGAAACGCTTGTTCTGGAGGCACACAGGCAGCTTGGGAACCTCAGTGTTCTGGTCAACAACGTGGGCAATTATGTGTTCAAGCCCGTGCTGGAAAACACCCTGGAAGACTGGCATGACATGCTGGACAGCAACCTGAACAGCACCTTCTACACCTGCCGTGCCGCCATTCCCCTCATGCGGGAGCAAAAACATGGCCGGATCATCAACCTGGGATACGCGGGGGCCGAAAATGTGCTGGCCCGACCCGGGAACACCGCCTATGCCATTGCCAAGACAGGCGTGATCATCCTCAGCAAGAGCCTTGCGAAAACAGAAATCAAACATGGCATCACGGTCAATGTGGTGAGCCCGGGCATCATGGAAACCAGTGTCACCAAGCCCCTCTCAGAGGTTCCTGCAGGCAGAGATGGCAAACTGGAAGAACTGGTCTTTGCCGTCTGGAATTTTGTGGATGGCCCTGAATACATCACTGGACAGGTGCTGGAAGTCTCGGGAGGCTGGAACCTGTGA